The following are encoded in a window of Staphylospora marina genomic DNA:
- a CDS encoding ABC transporter ATP-binding protein yields the protein MTREQPVIEVRELRKTYGDVRAVDGISLEVFRGEIFGVIGANGAGKTTTLEMMMGLRTPDSGTIRVLGLEVPRQSSELKQRIGIQLQQTALYDRIKVKEALDVFGAYYRQRRDQKEIIDLLGLEPYLDKTVKKLSGGWQQRVALALALINDPEIIFLDEPTTGLDPQARHDLWQIILSLKNEGKTILLSTHYMEEAQRHCSRVAVIRQGRLVACDTPAGLIARLPDGNGTMDDVYVQMAVGPKGESA from the coding sequence ATGACCCGGGAACAACCTGTGATTGAAGTGCGGGAACTCAGAAAAACGTATGGAGACGTCCGGGCGGTGGACGGAATCTCGCTGGAAGTCTTTCGCGGTGAGATTTTCGGTGTGATCGGAGCCAACGGCGCGGGCAAAACGACTACCCTGGAAATGATGATGGGCCTTCGCACCCCGGACTCCGGCACCATCCGGGTACTGGGACTGGAGGTTCCCCGCCAATCCTCGGAACTGAAACAGCGCATCGGCATCCAGTTGCAACAGACCGCCCTGTATGACCGGATCAAAGTGAAAGAAGCGCTCGACGTGTTCGGCGCTTACTACCGGCAACGGCGGGACCAGAAGGAAATCATCGATTTGCTCGGACTGGAGCCGTATCTGGACAAAACGGTAAAAAAACTGTCGGGCGGCTGGCAGCAACGGGTGGCCTTGGCCCTGGCCCTGATCAACGATCCGGAGATCATCTTCCTGGATGAACCGACCACCGGACTGGACCCGCAGGCCCGCCACGATCTGTGGCAGATCATTCTCAGTCTGAAAAACGAAGGAAAAACGATCCTCCTCTCCACCCACTACATGGAAGAAGCACAGCGCCATTGCAGCCGGGTGGCGGTGATCCGGCAGGGAAGGCTGGTCGCCTGCGACACGCCCGCCGGTCTGATCGCCCGACTGCCCGACGGCAACGGCACGATGGACGACGTCTATGTCCAGATGGCCGTCGGACCGAAAGGAGAGTCCGCCTGA
- the prfB gene encoding peptide chain release factor 2 (programmed frameshift), with translation MEMYEIRQLLQNTAKKLADIRGSLDHDQKKARLNELEERMALPDFWNDQQEAQKVIDEMKGLKDLVEKMSELEEKLEEAQLMLELIAEEGEDPDMLNDVAGSLKTLAEELDAFEIHVMLNGPYDKNSAILEIHPGAGGTESQDWAEMLLRMYTRWAEDKGYKVETLDYLPGEEAGIKSVTLLIKGLNAYGYLKAEKGVHRLVRISPFDASGRRHTSFVSVHVMPEIDNEVEVEIRPDEIKIDTYRSSGAGGQHVNTTDSAVRITHIPTGIVVTCQSERSQIQNRERAMKILKARIYERKLEEQQKELQALQGEQTEIGWGNQIRSYVFHPYSLVKDHRTQVEVGNVQGVMDGDIDPFIEGWLRMQLNRGQ, from the exons ATGGAAATGTACGAAATCAGACAGCTTCTGCAAAATACAGCCAAGAAATTGGCGGACATCAGGGGGTCTCTT GACCACGATCAAAAGAAGGCCCGCCTGAACGAACTGGAAGAGCGGATGGCTCTTCCCGACTTCTGGAACGACCAGCAGGAAGCCCAGAAAGTCATCGATGAGATGAAAGGGCTGAAGGATCTGGTCGAAAAAATGTCCGAGCTGGAAGAAAAGCTGGAAGAGGCCCAACTCATGTTGGAACTGATCGCCGAAGAAGGGGAAGACCCGGACATGCTGAACGACGTGGCGGGAAGCCTGAAAACGTTGGCCGAAGAGCTGGATGCCTTCGAGATCCACGTCATGCTGAACGGCCCCTACGACAAGAACTCGGCGATTCTGGAAATTCACCCGGGCGCGGGCGGCACGGAGTCGCAGGACTGGGCGGAAATGTTGCTCCGCATGTACACCCGGTGGGCGGAGGACAAGGGGTACAAAGTGGAAACCCTCGATTATCTGCCCGGGGAGGAAGCCGGCATCAAAAGCGTGACGCTGCTCATCAAGGGGCTCAACGCTTACGGTTACCTCAAGGCGGAAAAAGGGGTGCACCGTCTGGTCCGCATCTCGCCGTTCGACGCTTCGGGGCGCCGTCACACGTCGTTTGTCTCCGTCCATGTGATGCCGGAGATCGACAATGAGGTGGAAGTGGAAATCCGCCCGGACGAAATCAAGATCGACACCTACCGGTCGAGCGGTGCGGGCGGCCAGCACGTGAACACCACCGACTCCGCCGTGCGAATCACCCACATTCCGACCGGCATCGTCGTCACCTGTCAGTCGGAGCGCTCGCAGATCCAGAACCGCGAACGGGCGATGAAAATCCTGAAGGCCCGCATTTATGAGCGGAAACTGGAAGAACAACAGAAAGAACTGCAGGCTCTCCAGGGAGAACAAACGGAAATCGGCTGGGGCAACCAGATCCGTTCCTATGTTTTCCATCCGTACAGCCTGGTGAAAGATCACCGGACACAGGTGGAAGTGGGCAACGTGCAGGGAGTGATGGACGGAGACATCGATCCGTTCATCGAAGGATGGCTGCGCATGCAGCTGAATCGCGGTCAGTGA
- a CDS encoding c-type cytochrome — MRKAISVLAGCSLLLLTAACNGNPSQTDRQSAQTPEELYMNNCAACHGGNMQGSYGPGLKGVGQKLGKEGILQILNKGKGTMPAQTHMSQQDREKLAEWLSQEQ; from the coding sequence ATGCGTAAAGCCATTTCCGTTCTTGCCGGATGCAGTCTGCTCCTGTTGACGGCCGCCTGCAACGGCAATCCGTCTCAAACGGACCGGCAATCGGCACAGACGCCTGAGGAACTGTACATGAACAATTGCGCCGCCTGCCATGGCGGAAACATGCAAGGTTCTTACGGGCCGGGTTTGAAAGGCGTGGGGCAAAAACTGGGGAAAGAAGGAATTCTTCAAATCCTGAACAAAGGGAAGGGAACCATGCCCGCACAAACTCACATGTCTCAGCAAGACAGAGAAAAACTGGCGGAATGGTTGTCCCAAGAGCAGTGA
- the argB gene encoding acetylglutamate kinase — MEKAVVVKLGGHAMDRMESRFLEQIARLHAEGTPLVVVHGGGPRLSEFLRERGIVPRFVDGRRVTDEQTLEAARMVLAGDINKRLVSTLLMAGIPAIGLSGVDLSLLRVKPADARLGFVGEVEEVNREALRSMLADGWVPVIASVGADQQGRHYNINADEAAAALAESISAKRLVLVTDVDGIYRTEGAKRIRLSKATLQQLEEGIRNGWITGGMIPKTRAGIRCLRGSVEEVWITGGKSPVLPGEEGTGTCLVREEVKTGEAVSHLHPV; from the coding sequence GTGGAGAAAGCGGTCGTGGTGAAACTGGGAGGACACGCGATGGACCGGATGGAATCCCGGTTTCTCGAACAAATCGCCCGTTTGCATGCCGAAGGCACACCGCTGGTCGTGGTGCACGGCGGTGGTCCGCGCCTGTCGGAATTCCTGCGGGAGAGGGGCATCGTCCCCCGTTTCGTCGACGGCCGCCGGGTCACCGATGAACAAACCCTCGAAGCGGCCAGGATGGTGCTGGCCGGAGATATCAACAAGCGGTTGGTGTCGACGCTCTTGATGGCGGGCATTCCGGCAATCGGGCTGAGCGGGGTGGATCTCTCCCTCCTGCGGGTCAAACCGGCCGATGCCCGATTGGGATTTGTCGGCGAGGTGGAAGAGGTGAACCGGGAAGCCCTCCGCAGCATGCTCGCGGACGGATGGGTGCCGGTGATCGCTTCCGTCGGGGCGGATCAACAGGGCCGACACTACAACATCAATGCGGACGAGGCGGCCGCCGCGCTGGCGGAATCGATCTCGGCCAAACGTCTCGTACTGGTGACGGACGTCGACGGCATTTACCGCACCGAAGGGGCCAAACGCATCCGGTTGTCCAAGGCCACGTTGCAGCAGCTGGAAGAAGGCATCCGGAACGGCTGGATCACGGGAGGGATGATTCCCAAAACGCGTGCGGGCATCCGCTGCCTGCGCGGGTCGGTGGAAGAGGTGTGGATCACGGGCGGCAAGTCCCCGGTTCTCCCCGGAGAGGAAGGAACGGGCACCTGCCTGGTGAGGGAAGAGGTGAAGACGGGTGAAGCTGTTTCCCACTTACATCCGGTATGA
- a CDS encoding aspartate aminotransferase family protein — translation MKLFPTYIRYDVEFEKGEGVWLTDRSGRRWLDFASGIGVTGLGHNHPRVRAALIRQAGQLWHLSNLFPHRLQERVAEALCRVSGMGAVFFCNSGAEANEAAIKLARRWAREAKVIAEPQILTFEGSFHGRTLATLTATGQEKVKRGFDPLPGGFRILPPENMDAVREATGAATAAVLLELVRGEGGVKPVDPGFVRELADWCREKRLLLMVDEVQTGIGRTGAWFAFQRYGITPDVITTAKGLGNGFPVGAMLAREELKPHLGPGSHGTTFGGNLLAMAAAGAVLEELEVSGLIGEVEAKSRLLRDGLRQVLSPYAEVIDVRGLGLMIGVELTVPVQPFIRELLHAGLVTLPAGETVLRLLPPLVVGETEIRQAVRIIGQVAEKRFGGKMEGLSEIREVVAK, via the coding sequence GTGAAGCTGTTTCCCACTTACATCCGGTATGATGTGGAGTTCGAAAAAGGAGAAGGCGTCTGGCTGACTGACCGGTCGGGACGGCGATGGCTGGATTTCGCTTCCGGAATCGGGGTGACCGGACTGGGACACAATCATCCCCGCGTGCGGGCAGCCCTGATCCGGCAGGCCGGGCAGCTTTGGCACCTGTCCAATCTCTTTCCCCACAGGCTTCAGGAACGGGTGGCGGAAGCCCTTTGCCGGGTGTCGGGGATGGGAGCGGTGTTCTTCTGCAACAGCGGCGCGGAGGCCAATGAGGCGGCCATCAAGCTGGCCCGCCGCTGGGCCCGGGAAGCCAAGGTGATTGCCGAACCGCAGATTCTGACGTTTGAGGGATCGTTTCACGGGCGGACGTTGGCCACCCTCACCGCCACCGGTCAGGAGAAGGTGAAACGGGGATTCGACCCGCTTCCGGGCGGATTCCGCATTCTGCCGCCGGAGAACATGGACGCGGTGCGGGAAGCCACCGGAGCGGCCACCGCGGCGGTGCTGTTGGAGTTGGTACGGGGGGAGGGCGGCGTGAAACCCGTCGATCCCGGGTTTGTCCGGGAGCTGGCCGACTGGTGCCGCGAGAAACGGTTGCTCCTGATGGTGGATGAAGTGCAGACCGGCATCGGAAGAACCGGCGCATGGTTTGCCTTTCAACGATACGGCATCACCCCGGACGTGATCACGACGGCCAAGGGACTCGGCAACGGATTCCCCGTGGGCGCCATGCTGGCCCGAGAGGAATTGAAGCCGCATTTGGGACCCGGTTCGCACGGAACCACCTTCGGCGGAAACTTGCTGGCCATGGCGGCGGCGGGAGCGGTGCTGGAGGAGTTGGAGGTGTCGGGACTGATCGGGGAAGTGGAAGCGAAAAGCCGGTTGCTGAGGGACGGATTGCGCCAAGTGCTGTCTCCGTACGCGGAAGTGATCGATGTCCGCGGTCTCGGGCTGATGATCGGCGTGGAGCTCACCGTTCCGGTTCAGCCCTTCATCCGGGAGCTGCTGCATGCGGGACTGGTCACGCTTCCGGCGGGGGAAACGGTGCTGCGCCTGCTCCCTCCCCTGGTGGTCGGCGAAACGGAGATCCGGCAGGCGGTCCGGATCATCGGGCAGGTGGCCGAAAAGCGGTTCGGAGGGAAAATGGAAGGATTGAGCGAGATCAGGGAGGTTGTCGCCAAATGA
- a CDS encoding ABC transporter permease produces the protein MKALLAHTRLEVTLLFREVIAVFFSFLLPGASFVIMGKIFGDQVYSTGTYFETYIPSMMGIIIFATCLFAVGLQVVIDREKGVYKRLKGTPINPFHVLVALLAKGFIAIYVGVVEILVLARLVFDVSLTPHLLQFLGAVTWATLSFLGLGFLMVSVTRRMQTALAFGFICMYPMMFLSGSFFPLDMMSDFWKDVAQFNPLFHANQLMILGYKGDLFTQTGAISAAVLGGILVVGSGIGFRYFRWEP, from the coding sequence ATGAAAGCACTTCTCGCCCACACAAGACTGGAAGTCACCCTGCTGTTCCGGGAAGTGATCGCCGTTTTTTTCAGCTTCCTTCTGCCCGGGGCCTCCTTTGTCATCATGGGCAAGATCTTCGGCGACCAGGTATACAGCACCGGAACGTACTTCGAAACCTACATTCCCTCCATGATGGGCATCATCATTTTCGCCACCTGCCTGTTCGCCGTCGGACTTCAGGTGGTGATCGACCGGGAAAAAGGCGTTTACAAGCGACTCAAAGGCACGCCGATCAATCCCTTCCACGTGCTGGTCGCCCTGCTGGCCAAAGGATTCATCGCCATCTACGTCGGCGTGGTGGAGATCCTGGTGCTGGCCCGTCTGGTGTTTGACGTCTCGCTCACGCCTCACCTGCTTCAGTTCCTGGGCGCCGTGACCTGGGCAACCCTCTCTTTCCTGGGACTCGGCTTCCTGATGGTCAGCGTCACCCGTCGCATGCAAACGGCACTCGCTTTCGGCTTCATTTGCATGTATCCGATGATGTTCCTGTCGGGATCCTTCTTCCCGCTGGACATGATGTCCGATTTCTGGAAAGACGTGGCCCAGTTCAATCCGTTGTTCCACGCCAACCAACTGATGATCCTCGGATACAAGGGAGACCTTTTCACACAAACCGGAGCGATCAGCGCGGCCGTCCTCGGCGGCATCCTGGTGGTGGGCTCCGGCATCGGTTTCCGGTACTTCCGCTGGGAACCGTGA
- a CDS encoding enoyl-CoA hydratase/isomerase family protein — MAEWKHLRLERGEGWALLTVSRPKVLNALSRETLEELDDALTHVERDGGIKALIITGEGEKAFVAGADISELSRIGSADEARRQAEFGQRIMTRIERLPKPVIMAVNGYALGGGFELALSGDIILASDKARFGLPEVNLGVIPGYGGTQRLARLVGRNTAKYLCMTGQMISADEALRIGVVQKVVPAGSLLDEAKSLAAELAKKAPVSLRLIKRTIDRGLETDLETGLDLEAGAFGVVFDTRDRAEGMEAFLQKRTPEFKGE, encoded by the coding sequence ATGGCGGAATGGAAACATCTGCGGCTGGAGCGGGGGGAAGGCTGGGCCCTTCTGACCGTTTCCCGCCCCAAGGTACTCAATGCCCTCAGCCGCGAAACGCTGGAAGAATTGGACGATGCGTTGACCCACGTGGAGCGGGACGGCGGGATCAAGGCATTGATCATCACCGGTGAAGGGGAAAAGGCCTTTGTGGCCGGCGCGGACATCTCCGAGCTCAGCCGGATCGGATCTGCCGATGAAGCCCGGCGCCAAGCGGAATTCGGGCAGCGGATCATGACGCGCATCGAGCGATTGCCGAAACCGGTGATCATGGCCGTGAACGGATACGCCCTCGGCGGCGGCTTTGAGCTGGCGCTCAGCGGGGACATCATCCTCGCTTCCGACAAGGCCCGGTTCGGACTGCCGGAGGTCAATCTGGGCGTCATTCCCGGCTACGGAGGAACGCAACGGCTGGCTCGCCTGGTCGGACGGAACACGGCCAAGTACCTGTGCATGACCGGACAAATGATCAGTGCGGACGAAGCGCTGCGGATCGGCGTGGTTCAGAAAGTGGTTCCTGCCGGTTCCCTGCTCGATGAAGCCAAATCCCTGGCCGCGGAGCTCGCCAAGAAAGCGCCCGTTTCACTCCGTTTGATCAAGAGAACCATCGACAGGGGTCTTGAAACGGACTTGGAAACGGGGCTGGATCTGGAGGCTGGTGCCTTCGGTGTGGTGTTCGATACCCGGGACCGTGCGGAGGGCATGGAGGCGTTTTTGCAGAAACGGACTCCCGAATTCAAAGGCGAATAA
- a CDS encoding ThiF family adenylyltransferase: MSSLDSSREYIRFRPGVFPSFPASGQIELRTGPLGPPLIRLLLPEGEDWVSPIFRRLDGSRPIPELLDAIPESRRADARKLLSVLVAKRWAETGDAPFKAEDPVKDHLLAFRSFSNEDAERTLRKTRLLVLGAGRLGSRIAGNLTMTGFRQLTLLDPSPVSFQDRTASPLLLQAEPGTPRANALASALREMAPDAAVQAVTEADGRTLEREMAEHDLTIVAEDCFHPRLLSDVNRLAVRLGKRWSMVLVNGWNLHVGPTIFPGQSGCLLCLHLETGETWVPENAPEEPAADSGEPTRSLESGFPSLVWPPHADVAAGLLATDMLHAAGIMPRRIEPGTGMTLGRQLVFDLKSGQAFWRTVPRRPDCPVCGPGALSHPHEY, encoded by the coding sequence ATGAGTTCGCTTGATTCATCCCGTGAATACATCCGATTTCGACCGGGGGTGTTCCCCTCCTTTCCCGCCTCCGGCCAGATTGAGCTTCGCACCGGTCCGCTGGGTCCCCCGCTCATCCGCTTGCTTCTGCCGGAGGGAGAGGACTGGGTGAGCCCGATTTTTCGCCGGTTGGACGGCTCCCGACCGATTCCGGAACTATTGGACGCCATCCCCGAATCGCGCAGAGCGGACGCCCGCAAACTGCTGAGTGTTCTGGTGGCGAAGAGATGGGCGGAAACGGGGGATGCCCCTTTCAAGGCGGAAGACCCGGTGAAGGACCATTTGCTGGCGTTTCGTTCGTTTTCCAACGAGGATGCGGAACGAACCCTGCGAAAGACGCGTCTGCTGGTCCTGGGCGCGGGCCGGCTGGGCAGCCGCATCGCGGGAAATCTGACCATGACCGGTTTTCGGCAACTGACGCTTTTGGACCCCTCTCCCGTTTCCTTCCAAGACCGGACGGCTTCTCCTCTTCTGTTGCAGGCGGAACCGGGAACTCCCCGCGCAAACGCACTCGCCTCCGCGCTGCGGGAGATGGCGCCGGACGCAGCGGTACAAGCCGTGACGGAAGCCGACGGCCGGACCCTGGAGCGGGAAATGGCCGAACATGACCTGACCATTGTGGCGGAAGACTGTTTTCATCCCCGCCTGCTCAGCGACGTCAACCGTCTGGCGGTCCGTTTGGGGAAGCGCTGGTCCATGGTGCTGGTGAACGGTTGGAACCTCCATGTCGGTCCCACCATTTTTCCCGGACAATCCGGTTGTCTCCTCTGCCTGCACCTGGAAACCGGCGAGACATGGGTTCCGGAAAACGCTCCCGAAGAACCGGCCGCCGATTCCGGGGAACCGACCCGATCCTTGGAGAGCGGATTCCCGTCTCTCGTATGGCCGCCGCATGCCGACGTGGCCGCCGGCCTTTTGGCGACGGACATGCTTCACGCCGCCGGGATCATGCCCCGAAGAATCGAACCGGGCACCGGGATGACGCTCGGGCGCCAGCTGGTGTTTGACCTGAAATCGGGCCAAGCTTTCTGGCGAACGGTCCCCCGCAGGCCCGATTGCCCCGTGTGCGGACCGGGCGCCCTTTCACATCCCCATGAATATTGA
- the argJ gene encoding bifunctional ornithine acetyltransferase/N-acetylglutamate synthase, whose translation MEQGILIGKTPFVIVNEPNVASPKGFAAGGMHCGIKRKRPDLGMIVCERPASAAAVYTTNAFQAAPIKVTQESLGAGGTLRAVVVNSGNANSCTGPRGLEDARMMRDTAAELLGVNRHEVAVASTGVIGEFLPMDRIVGGLRQLTVSKEGGRSFAKAILTTDTCIKQAEVRLTVDGVPVVVAGAAKGSGMIHPNMATMLAFITTDARISPDMLQSLLWKATDETFNMITVDGDSSTNDMTVAMASGLAGNRTLTPDHPDWEAFSAAFLHVCRELSKAIARDGEGATRLIEVQVEGASDAKRAAAVARAVAGSSLVKTAVFGRDANWGRIVCAAGYGDPTLDPEKTEVFLGDVQVVRGGIPLVFDAGAAEAELGRETVCIRLKLHSGEGKAVAWGCDLTHDYVTINASYRT comes from the coding sequence GTGGAACAAGGGATCCTGATCGGGAAAACGCCGTTTGTCATCGTGAATGAACCCAATGTCGCATCGCCGAAAGGGTTTGCGGCCGGAGGCATGCATTGCGGGATCAAGAGAAAGCGACCGGATCTGGGCATGATCGTTTGCGAACGGCCGGCCAGTGCGGCGGCCGTGTACACCACCAATGCCTTTCAGGCGGCTCCCATCAAGGTGACCCAGGAAAGTCTTGGCGCCGGCGGAACCCTGCGGGCCGTGGTGGTCAACAGCGGGAACGCCAATTCATGCACCGGTCCTCGCGGTTTGGAAGATGCCCGGATGATGCGGGATACGGCGGCGGAGCTTCTGGGAGTGAACCGGCATGAAGTGGCGGTGGCCTCCACCGGCGTGATCGGGGAATTCCTGCCGATGGACCGGATTGTCGGCGGACTCCGGCAGCTGACGGTGAGCAAGGAAGGAGGACGTTCGTTCGCCAAAGCGATCCTGACCACCGACACCTGTATCAAACAGGCCGAAGTCAGGCTGACGGTGGACGGAGTCCCGGTGGTGGTGGCGGGGGCGGCCAAAGGGTCCGGCATGATTCATCCCAACATGGCCACCATGCTCGCCTTCATCACGACCGATGCGCGGATTTCCCCCGACATGCTTCAGTCGCTGCTGTGGAAAGCAACGGACGAAACGTTCAACATGATCACGGTCGACGGGGATTCCAGCACCAACGACATGACGGTGGCGATGGCCAGCGGACTGGCGGGCAATCGGACTCTCACTCCCGACCATCCCGATTGGGAGGCGTTTTCCGCGGCGTTTCTTCATGTGTGCCGGGAGCTGTCCAAGGCAATCGCCAGGGACGGGGAAGGTGCCACCCGCCTGATCGAAGTGCAGGTGGAAGGAGCGTCCGACGCAAAGAGAGCCGCGGCCGTCGCGCGGGCGGTGGCCGGATCCAGCCTGGTGAAAACGGCGGTGTTCGGCAGGGATGCCAACTGGGGCCGGATCGTGTGTGCGGCCGGATACGGGGATCCCACGCTCGATCCGGAGAAGACGGAAGTGTTTCTCGGAGACGTTCAGGTGGTGCGCGGAGGAATCCCGCTGGTGTTTGACGCCGGAGCCGCCGAGGCGGAACTGGGGCGGGAGACGGTGTGCATCCGTCTGAAGCTCCACTCCGGGGAGGGAAAGGCCGTGGCGTGGGGATGCGATCTGACCCATGATTACGTGACCATCAATGCGAGTTACCGCACATGA
- the argC gene encoding N-acetyl-gamma-glutamyl-phosphate reductase — MKAAVIGSTGYGGAELIRLIEGHPELELSAAVSTSQAGEELGTSWLSLSHLGRMYEELDPERVCRKADLVFFATPPGICARWAAPFLEAGCIVIDLSADFRFHDPAVYEERYGKPPAPKEWLERAVYGLSEWNRERLREAELIANPGCYPTATLLALLPLLREGIVNPAGVIVDAKSGVTGAGRGLKRELLYCEVNENLRPYRVTGHPHTTEIEEGAARFAGRELRISFVPHLVPMNRGILVTVYASLMNKYTEKELTDLYRDAYRDKPFIRILTDRPPETGAVRGSNFCDIAVRVDERTGRVILMAAIDNLMKGAAGQAMQNANIRLGWSEETGLKALPQYP, encoded by the coding sequence ATGAAAGCGGCGGTGATCGGTTCAACGGGATACGGAGGGGCGGAACTGATCCGGCTGATCGAAGGGCATCCGGAGCTGGAGTTGTCGGCGGCGGTTTCCACTTCCCAGGCGGGGGAGGAACTGGGCACTTCCTGGCTCTCTCTGTCCCACCTGGGACGGATGTACGAAGAGCTCGATCCGGAGCGGGTGTGCCGGAAGGCGGATCTGGTCTTTTTCGCCACTCCTCCGGGAATCTGCGCCCGATGGGCGGCCCCGTTCCTTGAGGCGGGCTGCATCGTGATCGATCTGTCGGCCGATTTCCGGTTTCACGATCCGGCCGTGTATGAGGAGCGGTACGGCAAGCCGCCGGCGCCGAAAGAATGGTTGGAACGCGCCGTGTACGGATTGTCGGAATGGAACCGGGAGCGACTTCGGGAGGCGGAACTGATCGCCAATCCGGGTTGTTATCCGACCGCGACGCTCCTTGCGCTCCTTCCGCTTCTGAGGGAAGGGATCGTGAATCCGGCCGGGGTGATCGTCGACGCCAAGTCGGGCGTGACCGGTGCCGGCCGCGGTCTGAAGCGGGAACTGCTGTATTGCGAGGTGAATGAAAACCTCAGGCCTTACCGGGTGACGGGTCACCCTCACACGACGGAGATCGAAGAAGGGGCGGCGCGCTTTGCCGGACGGGAGCTTCGCATCAGTTTTGTTCCTCACCTGGTTCCCATGAACCGCGGAATCTTGGTCACCGTTTATGCATCATTGATGAATAAATATACAGAAAAGGAACTGACCGACCTGTATCGGGACGCGTATCGGGACAAACCGTTCATCCGGATCCTGACGGACCGTCCGCCGGAAACCGGTGCCGTGCGAGGCAGCAATTTTTGTGACATCGCCGTGCGGGTCGACGAGCGGACGGGGCGGGTGATCCTCATGGCGGCGATCGACAATCTGATGAAAGGAGCCGCCGGTCAGGCGATGCAAAATGCCAACATCCGGCTGGGGTGGTCCGAGGAAACCGGACTGAAGGCACTTCCCCAATACCCGTGA
- the argF gene encoding ornithine carbamoyltransferase, whose translation MSKPALAPLKGQDFLTLEGLSPSGLQSLVELAHQMKTQRQLWSIGAPLKGKTLAMIFDKPSTRTRVSFEVGMAQLGGHALNLQREELQMGRGESVEDTAKVLSRYVDAILIRTFSQELVEELATHAEIPVINGLTDLYHPCQILADLLTLWEVKGTLSGLKLTYVGDGNNVLHSLMHGAALAGIHLHISTPPGYEPLPEVWKQAEEMAALTGGSLHFSHDPFVAVQGADAVYTDVWASMGQEEEKEKRLRDFQGYQVNETLMALAKEDAVFLHCLPAYRDWEVSPGVIDGPRSVVFDQAENRLHAQKALLMALLGE comes from the coding sequence TTGTCCAAACCGGCATTGGCCCCGCTCAAGGGGCAGGATTTTCTCACGCTGGAGGGTCTTTCCCCCTCCGGACTTCAATCGCTGGTGGAACTGGCCCACCAGATGAAAACCCAGCGGCAACTCTGGAGCATCGGCGCTCCGCTCAAGGGGAAAACCCTGGCCATGATCTTCGACAAGCCGTCCACCCGGACGCGCGTGTCCTTCGAGGTGGGCATGGCCCAGCTGGGCGGCCATGCGCTCAACCTTCAGCGGGAAGAGTTGCAGATGGGGCGCGGCGAATCGGTCGAGGACACCGCGAAAGTCCTGTCCCGTTACGTGGACGCCATCCTGATCCGCACATTCAGCCAGGAACTGGTGGAGGAGCTGGCGACGCATGCCGAAATCCCGGTGATCAACGGACTGACCGACCTGTACCATCCGTGCCAGATTCTCGCCGACCTGCTGACGCTGTGGGAAGTGAAGGGAACCTTGTCCGGGCTGAAGCTGACGTATGTCGGCGACGGGAACAACGTGTTGCATTCCCTGATGCACGGGGCGGCGCTGGCGGGCATTCACCTCCACATTTCCACGCCCCCGGGGTACGAACCGCTGCCTGAGGTGTGGAAACAGGCGGAGGAAATGGCCGCTCTCACCGGAGGCAGCTTGCACTTCAGCCATGACCCGTTCGTCGCCGTCCAGGGAGCGGACGCCGTTTACACCGACGTGTGGGCCAGCATGGGGCAGGAAGAGGAAAAGGAGAAACGCCTCCGCGACTTCCAGGGATATCAGGTGAATGAAACCCTGATGGCGCTGGCGAAGGAAGACGCGGTCTTCCTCCACTGTTTGCCCGCCTATCGCGACTGGGAGGTATCCCCGGGCGTGATCGACGGCCCCCGCTCGGTCGTGTTTGATCAGGCGGAAAACCGCCTGCATGCGCAGAAGGCGCTGCTGATGGCCCTGCTGGGAGAGTGA